CCTCTACAGTCGACGTGGGAGATGGTGGCTAACACGCCACTAGAATGTCGCTTGGTTCACCCTATCCCCAACTTCGGTGATGCTGAGTTTTCATCTCGCGCGAGTAAAAAAATCATTTTGGATTTTGAGCTTAAAATGCGTCGCCCAATGGGTGCGACACGCAATGTAAGCTTGATCTCTATGCCGCCAGCTTGGCGTCCGGGCGAAAGTGCTGACCGCATGACGACCATTAAGTTCTTCCAACAATTTGATGGCTATGTTGGTGGTCAAACCGCTTGGGGTATTTTGAGTGAGTTGGAGAAAGGGCGTTACCCGACATTCAGCTATCAAGAGTGGCAGAGCCGAGATCAGCGAATCGAAGTTGCACTATCATCGGTATTATTCCAAGAAAAGTATAATGTGTTCAGTGACTGTATCGCCAACTTATTGCCTTACAGCTTCGAAGATATCTCTTTTACTATCTTGCACTACGATCGTAACAGCGATCAGTTGAATAAGTCTTCACGTAAGAGACTCAGCCAGATTGCCGACTATGTTCGCTATAACCAAGACATCGACCTTGTGCTGGTGGCTACATACACCGATTCCGTCGATAGCAAAGGTATTAGCCAGAATCTTTCAGAGCGCAGAGCGGAATCATTAAGAGAGTACTTTAAATCTCTAGGCTTGCCAGAAGACCGTATTCAAGTACAAGGTTATGGTAAGCGTCGTCCAATTGCTGACAACAACTCGCCAATTGGTAAAGACAAAAACCGACGTGTTGTTATCTCTTTAGGTCGCACACAGGTGTAAGCTGAATAATAGCTCGTTTTGAAATGACAAAGCCCGTTTTCACTGATGACGGGCTTTTTTATATTTTAAATTTGAGTCGTTGTTTAAACGTAATTTGTTTAGTTCAAGCGGAAGCGTGCGATCATTTCACAGTTGGTCGCGGTATCGATCTTTTCCACCATAGAAGCAATTTTAGGGTTGGGATGGCGTTTCATGAAATCGATAAGGGCTTTCTTACAGCAACCAATTGAGTCAATGAAGCTTGAACATTGCGTATTGGGACATTGCGGGATCAGTGTCAGTACTTTTTCTGAAGCCAATTGGAGATACTTGAGTTCATATTCAGTATCGCCGGCCCATCGCCAAAACTGAGCGAGGTTGTGACAAGAAATCACAGAGATAAGTAAGCGCTCGTCCGCTTGGATATCGGTACGTTCAGTAATTTTTTCGCTTAAACTCAATGCTTGCTGATAGTGAAGAATACTTTGTACAGGATCGTCGAGCTGCAATGCCGTATCGGCAAGTAACGTGTGTTTTTCCCATTCGCTAATCATTGTGTTACCTCACTAATCAATAGGGGACTTAATTTAAATGATAATTATTATCATGTAAAGTTTCATCAGTGAGAATGTTGTAATAATTAGTAAAGAATATCGATTATTAATAGAGCTACAAAAAAAGCGAGCTTTATGCTCGCTTATAGTGTTTATTCCATAGCCAAATATTGCAGAGGCTACGAAGGGTTAACCTTCTAGACCAGCACTTGCTTGTTTGTTCTGAATAAGCTCAATCATGTAGCCGTCAGGATCTTTAACGAATGCGATGTGAGTAGAGCCGCCTTTTACAGGGCCCGCTTCACGTGTCACATTACCGCCTGCTGCTTTAATCGCGTCGCATGTTGTGTAGATGTCATCAACACCGATAGCAACGTGACCAAAAGCTGAGCCAAGGTCATATTCAGTCGTGCCCCAGTTGTAAGTCAGCTCAATCACAGCGCCTTGAGATTCGTCACCAAAGCCAACGAAAGCCAGTGTGTATTCGTACTCTTTGTTTTCGTTCTTACGTAATAGCTGCATGCCCATTACATTGGTGTAGAACTCGATAGACTTGTCTAGATCACCAACGCGTAGCATAGTGTGTAAAATACGACCGTTTGACATGATTTGCTCCTAGCTTTAATTATGTATACGTTTTTGTAATTCTGTTTTATGCCGCTAGAAAAATGCGGCACTGTTTAGCTTCTTAGCTTCTTAGCTTCTTAGCTTCATTCGCTTAGAGCTAGCCTAGACGTCGGTTTTTTCCTTGAACTCACACAAGTCTTCAATGATACAGCTGCCACAGCGTGGTTTACGCGCCACACAGGTGTAACGTCCATGAAGAATGAGCCAGTGGTGGACATCCAGTTTGAATTCTTTTGGAATGACTTTAAGCAGCTTAGCTTCAACATCATCGACCGTTTTACCCATTGCTAACTTAGTGCGGTTTGATACACGATAGATGTGAGTATCAACGGCAATGGTTGGCCAACCGAATGCAGTATTTAACACTACGTTTGCTGTTTTGCGGCCTACACCTGGAAGGGCTTCTAACGCAGCACGATCTTCCGGTACTTCACCATTATGTAGGTCAAGCAGCATACGACACGTTTTGATGGTGTTTTCTGCTTTCGAATTAAATAGGCCGATGGTCTTGATGTACTCTTTTAGGCCGTCGACACCTAGGTCGAAAATAGCCTGTGGAGTATTAGCCACAGGGTACAGCTTATCAGTGGCTTTGTTGACGCTGACATCGGTTGCCTGCGCAGATAAGAGCACTGCGATCAGCAACTCGAAAGGGCTGTTCCAATTAAGCTCGGTTTCTGGCTTTGGATTGTTTTCTCTTAAACGCTCAAGTATTTCTACTCGTTTTACATTGTTCATAGCGACATTACTTTCAAATAGTTAGGGCTTGAGTTCCGGCGAAGTTCTTTCAAACTTACTCGTTTTAAAATAACAAGTTTCGCAATGGTTCAGGCTTTATCATCGGTTACGCGCTCTTATGAGCGTCATTATTATGTGTACTTGGTCAATCTATTTACCTGCTGAGCGGTTGAGCTACTCAGCAGGATTTAAGCTACTGTAACTTATCAGGCATTGGTAACGCGAGCGCGTTCAATAGCTGGTTTTTCTTGTTTTGGCTGTCTAGATTTAGCTTGGTTGTCGATGATGTTTTTCAAAGCAATCAAGAAACCAACACCAATAAAGGCGCCGGGTGGTAGCAGGGCTAACAAGAAGCTGTTATCAAATTGGAATATCTGGATTCGTAACACCGAAGCCCAATCACCAAGGAGTAGGTCTGCGCCATCAAATAGGGTCCCGTTACCAATAACCTCACGCATTGCACCCAATACAACCAGTACTGATGTCATGCCAAGACCCATCCAAAACCCATCTTGAGCAGCAGGTAAAACTTCGTTTTTAGACGCGAAGGCTTCCGCTCGGCCAATGATGATACAGTTGGTTACGATCAGCGGGATAAAGATACCCAAAGAGAGGTAAAGGCCATACGCGTAGGCGTTCATCAGAAGTTGAACACAGGTTACCAGTGAAGCAATGATCATCACGAATACTGGAATACGCACTTCTTTTGGCACATGGTTTCGAACCAGAGAAACAGACACGTTCGACCCGACTAATACAAGCAAGGTAGCGATACCTAATCCAAGAGCATTAGTCACAGTTGAAGAGACAGCCAACAGCGGACATAAGCCAAGGAGTTGCACTAGGGCAGGGTTGTTGGACCACATGCCATTTTTAATTAGTGTTTTATGATCACTCATTATTCACCACCACAATTTAGAGGTTGAGCAAGCAATGCTTGGTTGTTTTGGTTAACGTACTGCACCGCTTGCTTCACTGACTTAACGACAGCTCTTGGCGTAATGGTTGCGCCAGTGAACTGGTCAAAGTCACCACCATCTTTACGAACCTTCCAACGGTCAAGATTAGAATTCGTCACTTGCTTACCAGCAAATGAGAGAATCCAATCACTCACACGCAAATCAATCTTATCACCCAAACCTGGAGTTTCTTGGTGAGAAAGCACGCGAGTACCTAAAATCGTACCGTCAATTTTCATTCCAACAATGACCTTAATTGCGCCGTTGTAGCCATCGGGTGCAATCGCTTCGATCGCAATCGCACTTGGCTCACCATTGAGTTTAGCAATGTAAGCTGGCATCGCTTGTTCAGTCCCCAGCTCTTCTGCTTGAACCAGAGTACAGGCTGAAAACAGTTCATTTTCGTGCAGATCGTGCGGGATCACTTGGTTAAGCACGGACAGTAATTGAGCCTGTTCTTGCTGCTTAATCTGATCTTTGGTCAGGTAGTGAGTTACCGCGACCAAACCTGTTGAAACACACGCAAAGATCGCAAGTACAAGGCCGTTTTTCTTAATTGCATTTAGCATGGCATCTGCTCCTTAGTGACCGTATGTACGAGGTTTGGTGTAGTAGTCAATCAGTGGAACACACATGTTGGCTAACAATACAGCAAACGCCACGCCATCAGGGAAACCACCCCAACTGCGGATAATAAACACCAACCCGCCAATCAGAGCACCAAATACTAAGCGACCCTTTACTGTCGTCGAAGCTGAAACCGGATCGGTTGCAATGAAGAACGCACCAAGCATGGTTGCGCCAGACAGTAGATGAATGGTCGGTGATGCGGTTTCACCGGGAGTGAACATCAAGAATACTAGGCTAAATAGGGTCAAGCTTCCCAGAAACGCTACTGGGATATGCCATTGAATCACGCGTTGCTTGATAAGCACTAAGCCACCAATAAGGTAAGCAAGGTTTACCCATTCCCAGCCTACACCAGCTAACCAGCTAAATTGAGGTTGAGACAGAGCTTCAGAAGCCGTGTTGCCTGCCGTTAGTGCGGTTTTGAAGGCATCGAGTGGCGTCGCCATAGTGGTGCCATCAATACCAAGGCGTGCTTGTTGTAAAGACAAGCCTTCATTATTGAAACCAGTAAAGATCATCAAGAAGGAGTCAACAAAGCTCGTAGCTTCAGCAGTTAAACTGGTCGGCGCATTCCAGCTGGTCATTTGAACTGGGAATGAGATCAGCAAAACAACGTAAGCCACCATCGCTGGGTTAAATGGGTTTTGTCCAAGGCCGCCATATAGGTGTTTCGCAATAATAATAGCGAAGAACATACCTATGACTAGAATCCACCACGGGGAGTGTGGGGGAATCGCGACACTTAACAGCCAAGCGGTCACAACCGCACTGTAATCACGCAATGCCATCACTGGTGGGCGTTTTCTTAGCAGCATTACGGCTGCTTCAAAGGTAACAGCAAGTGCGATAGCAAATACTAACTGGATGAGCGTACCCCACCCAAAGAAGTAGGTTTGAGCTAGTAGACCTGGCAATGCACAAATAGTCACCCATTTCATCAGATCTGGGGTGCTTCTACGATTGTGCGCGTGCGGTGAGCTGGCGATAAAGAAGGCCACTACTCTTTCTCCTCATTATTCTTTTTGTCTTGCTCTTGCTGCGCCTTTCTTGCTTTAGCACGAGCAATCGCTGCAGCAACCGCTGCTTTTTTAGGGTCGACTGGTTCTTGTTGAGTCTCAGTCTTTAATTCAACTATAGGTTCAACCACAGATTCAGGTGTTTCTGCTGACTCTTCCTGTTTCGCTTGTTGTGCCTTTCTTGCTTTAGCGCGAGCTATTGCAGCGGCAACGGCCGCTTTTTTAGGATCGACGGGCTCTGATTGAATTTCAGCTTCAACTTCAATCACTGGCTCAGGAGTTTCTGCTGTTTGGTCTTGCTTAGCTTGCTGTGCTTTCTTCGCTTTGGCGCGAGCAATAGCGGCAGCGACTGCATCTTTTTTGGCATCACCAGAGCTTTCAGCTGAAGCTTCGCTTTCTGTTTGAGTAGAAGATTCAGCTTGTTGTGCTTTCTTGGCTTTAGCGCGAGCAATGGCCGCAGCGACAGCATCTTTCTTAGCATCGCCAGAACTTTTAACCGGAGCTTCGCTTGCTGTTGGAGTAGAAGATTCCGCTTGTTGAGCCTTCTTGGCTTTAGCGCGAGCAATAGCCGCAGCGACAGCATCTTTCTTGGCATCGCCAGTACTTTCAGCCGGAGCGTCAGAAGCCGATTCCGCTTGTTGAGCTTTCTTCGCTTTAGCACGAGCGATAGCGGCAGCGACAGCGTCTTTCTTGGAATCGCCAGTACTTTCAGCCGGAGCGTCAGAAGCCGATTCTGCTTGTTGAGCTTTCTTGGCTTTAGCGCGAGCAATGGCCGCAGCAACAGCATCTTTCTTGGCATCACCAGTACTTTCAGTTGGTGCATCAGAAGCTGACTCTGCTTGCTGTGCTTTTTTCGCTTTAGCACGGGCAATGGCTGCAGCGACAGCGTCTTTCTTAGCGTCGCTTGCTTTTTCAATCGGAGCTTCAGAATCCGATTCCACTTGCTGTGCTTTCTTGGCTTTAGCGCGAGCTATAGCTGCAGCGACAGCATCTTTCTTGGCATCGCCAGTATTTTCAGCCGGAGCGTCAGAAGCCGATTCCGCTTGTTGAGCTTTCTTGGCTTTAGCACGAGCGGTAGCTGCAGCAACAGCGTCTTTCTTGGCATCGCCAGTATTTTCAGCCGGAGCGTCAGAAGCCGATTCCGCTTGTTGAGCTTTCTTGGCTTTAGCACGAGCGGTAGCTGCAGCAACAGCGTCTTTTTTGCCATCACCAGAGCTTTCTGCAGGAGCATCAGTTGCTGCTTGTTGTGCCTTGCGCTCTCGAGCTTGTCGTTTACGTTCTTCACGCAGTTTCGACATTTCAGAATTGTCTGGTTCAGCGCTATCCGCTTTCTGAGCCGCAGCTTGTTTTGCTTTTGCCTTGGCAATCGCAGCAGCAACCGCAGGTTTCACCGCTGGTTCCGCATTAGGAGCTTGGTCTGCCGCGGATTTTTGCGCTTTAACGCGAGCAATCGCAGCTGCAATCGCATCATCACCATCCGCAGATTTCATATCTTTACGACGGTTGTCAGCTGCTTTCTTAAAGCGGTTTTCACGTTCTGCTTTGTCACGCTCCATACGAGCGTTTTTCTCTTCGAAACGAATCTTGGCGCGCTCTGCTGCAGCGGCTTCATCTTTTCGAGTTTTGATCTCAGCTTTTGCTTGGCGGTAGTACTGAACAAGAGGAATTTCACTTGGGCAGACAAATGCACAAGCACCGCATTCAATACAGTCTTTAATATTCAGTTCTTCACACTTATCCAACTCGTTGGCTTTCGCATGCCATTGCAGTTGTTGAGGAAGAAGTGATGCGGGGCAAGCCTCGGCACACGCGCTACAACGAATACATTCCATCTCGTAAGTGCTTGGAGAGATCTCACGACGCGTTGGCGCTAAAATACAGTTCGACGTTTTAGTGATTGGCACATTGGCATGCGGCAAGGTAAAGCCCATCATCGGGCCGCCCAAAATTAAACGCGGCAGTTTTTTATCGGCTTTGTAGCCAAACTCTTCAAGTAACTCGTGTACTGGTGTACCTAATAGTGCCCACACGTTACGAGGTTGCTTAAAGGTTTTACCGGTTAAAGTCACCACGCGGTTAACTACTGGTTCACCGTCGATTACCGCTCTCTTAATTGAATAAAGCGAGCCGACGTTTTGAACCAAAACACCTATGTCTGCAGGAATGCCGCCAGCTGGAACCTCTTTATTGGTGAGGATCTTTATCAGCTGTTTCTCACCACCAGAAGGGTATTTGGTTGGGATAACGCGAATGACGATGTCTTTGTTTTTTGCTGCAATCTCAAGTGCTTTTATCGCGTCTGGTTTGTTGTCTTCAATGCCGATAACCGTCAGCTTTGGTTGAAGAATGTGTTCAACCACTTCGATGCCTTTTAATACTTCGTCGGCATGTTCTTGAAGTAACTTGTCATCTGAGGTGATGTAAGGTTCACACTCAGCAGCGTTGACTATTAAAATGTCGGTGCGACCTAGACCTGATTGAAGCTTCTTAGCCGTAGGGAAGCCTGCGCCACCCATGCCTGAAATACCAGCTTGGCGAATCACATCAAGCAGTTCGTCAGAAGTCTTTGTCGAGAAATCTTCAACTGGATTTTTTTCAATCCAAGCGTCTAAGCCATCAGATTTAATAACCACGCACACGTCGCTCAAGCCTGAAGGGTGAGCGGTGGTTCGTGGTTCGATAGCGGTAATCACACCCGATGTTGGTGCATGTACTGGCAAAGTAAAACCAGTCTCTAAGGCCGTCAGTTGTTGACCTTTGAGTACGGCATCACCGACAGCAACCAATAAGTTACCAGGCTTACCGATGTGCTGTTTCACTGGAAGAACGATTTCTTCTGGGAGCCTTGCATGCACGATATCAGTAGTATTCGACTGTTTCTTGTTTTCAGCAGGGTGCACACCGCCCGGGAAGTTCCAAATAGAGCCCGTGCGAATTTGTTCAATTAAAGAGATCATACTAACCCTATGCCTTAGGCTCTGACGCGGTCACATCAGTTGCTTGGTTAGTGATATCCGTAACAGGAATGATGTTCATCTGCCATTTCCAATTTTCAGTCGTTGTTGCCACTGGAATCATTTCGATACAGTCAGTAGGGCACGGTGCGACACATAGATCACAACCTGTACATTCATCTTTGATTACTGTGTGGAGTGCCTTGGTGCCACCAACAATAGCGTCGACAGGGCAGGCTTGAATGCATTTGGTGCAGCCAATACACATATCTTCATGAATGAAGGCAACGGTTTTTACTTTGTTATCTAAGTCATGAGCGGAGTCTTCAACTTCTACGCCCATTAAATCTGCTAGCTT
Above is a window of Vibrio atlanticus DNA encoding:
- the motY gene encoding flagellar protein MotY, which produces MKKQLITGSMLFSLLMSSSVLAQAKRYGASPLQSTWEMVANTPLECRLVHPIPNFGDAEFSSRASKKIILDFELKMRRPMGATRNVSLISMPPAWRPGESADRMTTIKFFQQFDGYVGGQTAWGILSELEKGRYPTFSYQEWQSRDQRIEVALSSVLFQEKYNVFSDCIANLLPYSFEDISFTILHYDRNSDQLNKSSRKRLSQIADYVRYNQDIDLVLVATYTDSVDSKGISQNLSERRAESLREYFKSLGLPEDRIQVQGYGKRRPIADNNSPIGKDKNRRVVISLGRTQV
- a CDS encoding DUF2753 domain-containing protein, whose protein sequence is MISEWEKHTLLADTALQLDDPVQSILHYQQALSLSEKITERTDIQADERLLISVISCHNLAQFWRWAGDTEYELKYLQLASEKVLTLIPQCPNTQCSSFIDSIGCCKKALIDFMKRHPNPKIASMVEKIDTATNCEMIARFRLN
- the gloA gene encoding lactoylglutathione lyase, which translates into the protein MSNGRILHTMLRVGDLDKSIEFYTNVMGMQLLRKNENKEYEYTLAFVGFGDESQGAVIELTYNWGTTEYDLGSAFGHVAIGVDDIYTTCDAIKAAGGNVTREAGPVKGGSTHIAFVKDPDGYMIELIQNKQASAGLEG
- the nth gene encoding endonuclease III, whose translation is MNNVKRVEILERLRENNPKPETELNWNSPFELLIAVLLSAQATDVSVNKATDKLYPVANTPQAIFDLGVDGLKEYIKTIGLFNSKAENTIKTCRMLLDLHNGEVPEDRAALEALPGVGRKTANVVLNTAFGWPTIAVDTHIYRVSNRTKLAMGKTVDDVEAKLLKVIPKEFKLDVHHWLILHGRYTCVARKPRCGSCIIEDLCEFKEKTDV
- a CDS encoding electron transport complex subunit E — protein: MSDHKTLIKNGMWSNNPALVQLLGLCPLLAVSSTVTNALGLGIATLLVLVGSNVSVSLVRNHVPKEVRIPVFVMIIASLVTCVQLLMNAYAYGLYLSLGIFIPLIVTNCIIIGRAEAFASKNEVLPAAQDGFWMGLGMTSVLVVLGAMREVIGNGTLFDGADLLLGDWASVLRIQIFQFDNSFLLALLPPGAFIGVGFLIALKNIIDNQAKSRQPKQEKPAIERARVTNA
- the rsxG gene encoding electron transport complex subunit RsxG — protein: MLNAIKKNGLVLAIFACVSTGLVAVTHYLTKDQIKQQEQAQLLSVLNQVIPHDLHENELFSACTLVQAEELGTEQAMPAYIAKLNGEPSAIAIEAIAPDGYNGAIKVIVGMKIDGTILGTRVLSHQETPGLGDKIDLRVSDWILSFAGKQVTNSNLDRWKVRKDGGDFDQFTGATITPRAVVKSVKQAVQYVNQNNQALLAQPLNCGGE
- the rsxD gene encoding electron transport complex subunit RsxD; this translates as MAFFIASSPHAHNRRSTPDLMKWVTICALPGLLAQTYFFGWGTLIQLVFAIALAVTFEAAVMLLRKRPPVMALRDYSAVVTAWLLSVAIPPHSPWWILVIGMFFAIIIAKHLYGGLGQNPFNPAMVAYVVLLISFPVQMTSWNAPTSLTAEATSFVDSFLMIFTGFNNEGLSLQQARLGIDGTTMATPLDAFKTALTAGNTASEALSQPQFSWLAGVGWEWVNLAYLIGGLVLIKQRVIQWHIPVAFLGSLTLFSLVFLMFTPGETASPTIHLLSGATMLGAFFIATDPVSASTTVKGRLVFGALIGGLVFIIRSWGGFPDGVAFAVLLANMCVPLIDYYTKPRTYGH
- the rsxC gene encoding electron transport complex subunit RsxC; this translates as MISLIEQIRTGSIWNFPGGVHPAENKKQSNTTDIVHARLPEEIVLPVKQHIGKPGNLLVAVGDAVLKGQQLTALETGFTLPVHAPTSGVITAIEPRTTAHPSGLSDVCVVIKSDGLDAWIEKNPVEDFSTKTSDELLDVIRQAGISGMGGAGFPTAKKLQSGLGRTDILIVNAAECEPYITSDDKLLQEHADEVLKGIEVVEHILQPKLTVIGIEDNKPDAIKALEIAAKNKDIVIRVIPTKYPSGGEKQLIKILTNKEVPAGGIPADIGVLVQNVGSLYSIKRAVIDGEPVVNRVVTLTGKTFKQPRNVWALLGTPVHELLEEFGYKADKKLPRLILGGPMMGFTLPHANVPITKTSNCILAPTRREISPSTYEMECIRCSACAEACPASLLPQQLQWHAKANELDKCEELNIKDCIECGACAFVCPSEIPLVQYYRQAKAEIKTRKDEAAAAERAKIRFEEKNARMERDKAERENRFKKAADNRRKDMKSADGDDAIAAAIARVKAQKSAADQAPNAEPAVKPAVAAAIAKAKAKQAAAQKADSAEPDNSEMSKLREERKRQARERKAQQAATDAPAESSGDGKKDAVAAATARAKAKKAQQAESASDAPAENTGDAKKDAVAAATARAKAKKAQQAESASDAPAENTGDAKKDAVAAAIARAKAKKAQQVESDSEAPIEKASDAKKDAVAAAIARAKAKKAQQAESASDAPTESTGDAKKDAVAAAIARAKAKKAQQAESASDAPAESTGDSKKDAVAAAIARAKAKKAQQAESASDAPAESTGDAKKDAVAAAIARAKAKKAQQAESSTPTASEAPVKSSGDAKKDAVAAAIARAKAKKAQQAESSTQTESEASAESSGDAKKDAVAAAIARAKAKKAQQAKQDQTAETPEPVIEVEAEIQSEPVDPKKAAVAAAIARAKARKAQQAKQEESAETPESVVEPIVELKTETQQEPVDPKKAAVAAAIARAKARKAQQEQDKKNNEEKE
- the rsxB gene encoding electron transport complex subunit RsxB, which gives rise to MSTILIAIFALAVLAAVFGAILGFASIRFKVEADPIVDQIDTILPQTQCGQCGYPGCRPYAEAIANGDKINKCPPGGQATIEKLADLMGVEVEDSAHDLDNKVKTVAFIHEDMCIGCTKCIQACPVDAIVGGTKALHTVIKDECTGCDLCVAPCPTDCIEMIPVATTTENWKWQMNIIPVTDITNQATDVTASEPKA